A stretch of the Desulfobacter sp. genome encodes the following:
- a CDS encoding DUF2235 domain-containing protein yields MKKIILCFDGTCNDPSDARQKKNLKMEIKDNSVSNIFKLHLLLGGGVTKGEARVAGQKSFYYSGVGTYGNKLLQWFNAGLALSNMDVGHIIRTAAKDLARDWSPGDEVMVFGFSRGAAIARRFCAKINTEVEKKTHKKMDIKVRFLGVFDTVASIGWPNMDDDKKPVSDVKFENCVVADTVEEAVHMVSIDEKRTAFMPTLMAHDPGRITEVWFAGAHSDVGGGYRYDGLFDVALDFLLGEFVIRDLGLKILPPKPKDFQNPACRKLGLAYDDVAIQPNPMGRSHQQDRSFLVECALSDRDLRVHVDENHPQGAAPLPWVHYSVVARIHGNRYYRPVSLSKRSLKDLVENEIPHALWRPDKADPIEVKGLAEHLSMGPPAPKKLEIGNSRLVTVYANQKMNRSYVYANQGEAYQFKLAPNQIWFDSGVDCTPKGWTRASEDFPWYLDIPIKCMEDERRCPVADWFELVGQVGKNSPDCFQVLKHLSSNKSLEVNGAGELFFFVNDLEDRYDNNLGLVQVEVIRIR; encoded by the coding sequence ATGAAAAAGATCATCCTCTGTTTTGACGGGACATGCAACGACCCTTCAGATGCCCGGCAGAAAAAAAATCTTAAGATGGAGATCAAGGACAATAGTGTTTCCAATATCTTTAAACTTCATTTGCTGCTGGGGGGCGGTGTGACCAAGGGAGAGGCAAGGGTTGCCGGCCAGAAAAGTTTTTACTATTCAGGGGTGGGCACCTATGGAAACAAGCTGCTTCAATGGTTTAATGCAGGCCTTGCCCTGTCCAATATGGATGTGGGGCATATTATCAGAACCGCAGCAAAAGACCTGGCCCGGGACTGGTCCCCCGGGGATGAGGTGATGGTCTTTGGGTTTTCCAGGGGGGCGGCCATTGCCCGGCGGTTTTGTGCAAAAATCAACACCGAAGTGGAAAAAAAGACCCATAAAAAGATGGATATCAAGGTCCGGTTCTTGGGGGTGTTTGATACGGTGGCCTCCATTGGCTGGCCCAATATGGATGATGATAAAAAGCCTGTTTCCGATGTGAAATTTGAAAATTGTGTGGTGGCAGATACTGTGGAAGAGGCCGTGCACATGGTTTCCATTGATGAAAAACGGACCGCTTTTATGCCCACCCTCATGGCCCATGATCCCGGTCGGATCACCGAGGTCTGGTTTGCCGGGGCACATTCTGATGTGGGCGGGGGATACCGGTATGACGGTCTTTTCGACGTGGCTCTGGATTTTCTTCTGGGTGAATTTGTTATCCGGGACCTGGGTCTGAAAATTTTGCCTCCAAAGCCCAAAGATTTTCAGAATCCGGCCTGCCGGAAACTCGGCCTGGCCTATGATGATGTGGCAATCCAACCCAACCCCATGGGCAGAAGCCATCAACAGGATCGTTCCTTTTTAGTGGAATGTGCCCTGTCAGACCGGGATCTTCGGGTCCATGTGGATGAAAATCATCCCCAGGGCGCAGCCCCCCTTCCCTGGGTTCATTATTCAGTGGTGGCCAGGATCCACGGGAACCGGTATTATCGGCCGGTTTCCCTGAGCAAGAGAAGCCTGAAAGACCTTGTGGAAAATGAGATTCCCCATGCCTTATGGCGGCCGGACAAGGCCGATCCAATTGAAGTCAAAGGCTTGGCTGAACATTTGAGCATGGGGCCGCCGGCCCCGAAAAAGCTTGAGATCGGCAATTCTCGTCTGGTGACAGTCTATGCCAACCAGAAGATGAACAGAAGCTATGTCTATGCCAATCAAGGCGAGGCCTATCAGTTCAAGCTGGCCCCCAACCAGATCTGGTTTGACTCCGGGGTGGACTGCACACCAAAGGGATGGACAAGGGCCTCTGAAGATTTTCCCTGGTATCTGGATATTCCCATAAAATGCATGGAAGATGAAAGACGATGCCCTGTTGCCGACTGGTTTGAACTGGTGGGGCAGGTGGGCAAAAATTCACCTGACTGCTTTCAGGTGCTCAAACATCTGTCTTCGAACAAGAGCCTTGAAGTCAATGGGGCAGGAGAGCTTTTCTTTTTTGTCAATGATTTGGAAGACCGGTATGACAACAACCTGGGCCTGGTCCAGGTTGAGGTGATCAGGATAAGATGA
- a CDS encoding phytochelatin synthase: MLIYRYTMRTVLIVRYFFHWLTRTGCFGRHQAVLKVPGPKEKQGKSLRAGLYRHHVKQFHDSSCSVASVASIINTLLEKRLGPGFTQVTQQNLLDQVTAAHWKERMGPQGYKGRRGLPLNVLGRVVAASLDAYGIFNAEVEVIKAKRGAPAKEIQKRLGLVLEEFQVRDNCLVIAHFDQGSFIRELNIPHISPVGQFDPQTRRVTILDVDPAQTRPYTLSFHTFYKGISTCYGGVFSHFGYGRGGVVVVRLNHAPNLETL; the protein is encoded by the coding sequence ATGCTCATTTACAGATATACCATGAGAACCGTTCTCATTGTGAGATATTTTTTCCACTGGCTGACCCGGACCGGATGCTTTGGCAGGCATCAGGCGGTCTTAAAGGTTCCTGGCCCGAAAGAAAAACAGGGAAAAAGCCTCAGGGCGGGCCTTTACCGCCACCATGTCAAACAATTCCATGACTCCTCCTGCTCCGTGGCATCTGTGGCATCCATCATCAATACCTTGCTGGAAAAACGCCTGGGGCCGGGTTTTACACAGGTCACCCAACAAAATCTTCTTGACCAGGTGACAGCGGCCCATTGGAAGGAACGCATGGGCCCCCAGGGATACAAAGGACGGCGGGGCCTTCCCCTGAACGTGCTGGGCCGTGTGGTCGCAGCCAGCCTGGACGCCTATGGGATTTTTAATGCCGAGGTGGAAGTCATAAAGGCAAAAAGAGGCGCCCCTGCCAAAGAAATACAAAAAAGACTGGGCTTGGTCCTGGAAGAATTCCAGGTCCGGGACAATTGCCTGGTCATTGCCCACTTTGACCAGGGCAGCTTTATAAGAGAACTGAACATCCCCCATATTTCCCCTGTGGGCCAATTTGACCCTCAAACCCGAAGAGTGACAATACTGGATGTGGATCCCGCCCAGACCCGCCCCTATACACTTTCATTTCACACCTTTTACAAGGGGATCTCCACCTGTTACGGGGGTGTTTTCAGTCATTTCGGCTACGGCCGGGGCGGGGTGGTGGTCGTCCGGCTTAACCACGCCCCAAACCTGGAGACCCTATGA
- a CDS encoding MFS transporter permease: MGSENKINIIPKEQAVFWMDSNGVWHNEHGRLEHPKIISYFNRSIQKDDQGYFLSQIIEDREEKVYFPYEETAIFVTHIHIKDKIELLLNTSQKIMLDPGRLYIKKDSLFFSTPPHEIKFTSHALAKISKCLKEADQGLMLQLGENQYFIPEK; the protein is encoded by the coding sequence ATGGGTTCAGAAAATAAAATCAATATCATCCCCAAAGAACAGGCGGTTTTCTGGATGGACTCTAACGGGGTCTGGCATAATGAGCACGGGCGGTTGGAGCATCCCAAGATCATCAGCTATTTTAACCGATCCATCCAAAAAGACGACCAGGGCTATTTTCTAAGCCAGATCATTGAAGACAGAGAAGAAAAAGTATATTTCCCCTATGAAGAGACGGCCATCTTTGTGACCCATATCCATATCAAAGACAAGATCGAACTATTGCTCAACACCTCACAAAAAATAATGCTGGATCCTGGCAGGCTGTATATCAAAAAAGACAGCCTTTTTTTTTCAACCCCACCCCATGAGATCAAATTCACCTCCCATGCCCTGGCCAAAATTTCCAAATGCCTTAAAGAGGCAGACCAAGGCCTTATGCTCCAACTGGGAGAAAACCAGTATTTCATCCCTGAAAAATAG
- a CDS encoding endonuclease/exonuclease/phosphatase family protein: MSTDKRVTIMTLNLRFGLARDGENAWEKRQDRVAGILEQYPADFIGFQEVNHFQAGFLAGHLPDHNHIGWYNKKTPWWQSNMIFYHNSWTCLGSRHHFLTPTPDIPSKLEGSKWPRQCVVGWFQKKGKDLVMANTHFDFYPRVQDKSAQLVLEFLSRFPLGLSSVITGDFNADPGSLAYERFMAHGFDEVLKGEKMTTFHGFSGKETFRHIDWILYQGGLILDGVRVVTDDFKGKFPSDHYPVISTFSWKDSPHLP, encoded by the coding sequence ATGAGCACGGACAAGCGGGTCACCATTATGACCCTGAACCTCCGGTTCGGCCTGGCCCGGGACGGGGAAAATGCCTGGGAAAAACGGCAGGACCGGGTGGCCGGGATATTAGAGCAATATCCGGCAGATTTTATCGGGTTCCAGGAGGTCAACCATTTCCAGGCAGGGTTTCTGGCCGGGCATCTGCCTGACCATAACCATATTGGATGGTACAATAAAAAAACGCCCTGGTGGCAGTCCAATATGATTTTTTATCACAATTCCTGGACCTGTCTTGGCAGCCGCCATCATTTTTTGACCCCAACCCCTGACATCCCCTCCAAACTTGAGGGCTCTAAATGGCCGAGGCAATGTGTGGTCGGATGGTTTCAAAAAAAGGGCAAAGACCTGGTTATGGCCAATACCCATTTTGATTTTTATCCCCGGGTCCAGGATAAAAGCGCACAACTGGTCCTGGAATTTTTGAGCCGGTTCCCCCTGGGTCTTTCTTCCGTCATTACTGGGGATTTTAATGCAGATCCCGGATCTTTGGCCTATGAACGGTTTATGGCCCATGGGTTTGACGAGGTGTTGAAAGGGGAAAAGATGACCACCTTTCACGGGTTTTCAGGCAAAGAAACCTTTCGTCACATTGACTGGATCCTTTACCAGGGCGGGTTGATCCTGGATGGGGTCAGGGTGGTTACCGATGATTTTAAAGGGAAATTTCCTTCGGATCATTACCCGGTGATCTCAACTTTTTCATGGAAGGACAGCCCCCATCTCCCATGA
- a CDS encoding FAD-dependent monooxygenase: MADKKYDFIITGAGPTGLAAAITAGRLGASCVVLEKGKKPGPEPRGESIADYDFMDELLGKDWLKNNASNDPSFRRFHSPMDRKNRLIDVHRPYYFFHWDHLMTHMKTLALAAGAQFLFESEVVDLIETDHGCTGIRYQDKQHNLHEIKGRTTLGCMGHKDPLGKKFGIKREQIDCPTMKYYSANAPRVNLSEHPNLQFYLISPKMLEIAPNLPPAVVYVFPLADGKMEAGLMLRLGQLENLKDVEIPDPKLMHKVWDHLTQNYPGFSDFFKGAQTSYKKLTMISNRQLFENIIPHERGGLIFLGDTIGFSEANGSSGLYFGMAQADFWVRLILENTGPEKFLWSKAFAQNARREYQKWPVYTHIKKSYKDIVLAEKIMFKFCGSDRGLNRWWTPLMALLQMKS; encoded by the coding sequence ATGGCAGATAAAAAATATGACTTTATCATCACCGGTGCAGGTCCCACAGGCCTTGCTGCCGCCATTACCGCAGGCCGTCTCGGGGCCTCGTGCGTGGTTCTTGAAAAGGGGAAAAAACCCGGGCCTGAACCCCGGGGGGAGAGTATTGCCGACTATGATTTCATGGACGAGCTTTTGGGAAAAGACTGGCTGAAAAATAACGCCTCAAACGATCCGAGTTTCAGGCGGTTTCACAGCCCCATGGACCGTAAAAACAGGCTCATTGATGTTCACAGGCCCTATTATTTTTTCCATTGGGATCACCTGATGACCCATATGAAAACCCTGGCCCTGGCGGCTGGGGCTCAATTTCTGTTTGAATCCGAGGTGGTGGATTTGATTGAAACCGACCATGGCTGTACAGGCATAAGATACCAGGATAAACAGCATAATCTCCATGAGATAAAGGGGAGAACCACCTTAGGGTGTATGGGCCATAAGGATCCTTTGGGCAAAAAATTTGGAATCAAAAGAGAACAAATTGATTGTCCCACCATGAAGTATTACAGCGCCAATGCCCCCCGGGTCAATTTATCCGAGCATCCCAACCTTCAATTTTATTTGATCTCCCCTAAAATGCTTGAGATTGCCCCGAACCTGCCCCCGGCCGTGGTCTATGTGTTTCCATTGGCTGACGGAAAAATGGAAGCCGGGTTAATGCTTCGTTTAGGGCAGTTGGAGAATTTAAAAGATGTTGAAATTCCGGATCCTAAACTCATGCACAAGGTCTGGGACCATTTGACTCAGAATTACCCCGGGTTTTCAGATTTTTTTAAGGGGGCCCAGACCAGTTATAAAAAACTGACCATGATCTCCAACCGACAATTATTTGAAAATATAATTCCCCATGAACGAGGCGGGCTGATTTTTCTTGGAGACACCATTGGTTTTAGTGAGGCAAACGGTTCATCCGGCTTGTATTTCGGCATGGCCCAGGCAGACTTCTGGGTTCGTTTGATCCTGGAAAATACAGGGCCGGAAAAATTTTTATGGTCTAAAGCCTTTGCACAAAACGCCAGGAGAGAATATCAAAAATGGCCGGTTTATACCCATATTAAAAAATCCTATAAAGATATTGTCCTGGCCGAAAAGATCATGTTTAAATTCTGCGGGTCTGATCGCGGATTGAACAGATGGTGGACCCCGCTGATGGCGCTTTTACAGATGAAAAGCTGA
- a CDS encoding MBL fold metallo-hydrolase → MRVEQPGPVTSRITLMGRNESCVYLVDGKEEYAILGGGMTYIVPDLMTQIKAAGIDEKKISRLIIHHSHFDHLGIVPYVKKRWPWIKISASARAAELLSRKDVVASIASLNLMLLPDQGAADLKESLGIQTIEIDEILSQGDEISCGDLGFEMIEVPGHSSCSMASYLFQEKAMFASDAGGIPYGDHVFAAANSNFDDYQASLEKLAAYETRVHLSEHYGALTGEEGHRFISRSIEAAAKMRELLETTYARYQDEKKTVKALVEIVSSQASGYFLPKEVMAMVLGQMTRFIAKQYSV, encoded by the coding sequence ATGAGAGTTGAACAGCCCGGACCCGTGACCTCGCGAATCACCCTTATGGGCCGGAATGAATCTTGTGTGTACCTGGTTGACGGAAAAGAGGAATATGCCATCCTGGGCGGGGGCATGACCTATATTGTGCCTGATCTCATGACTCAGATTAAAGCGGCCGGGATTGATGAAAAAAAGATCAGCCGTCTGATCATCCACCATTCCCATTTTGATCATCTGGGCATTGTTCCCTATGTGAAAAAACGCTGGCCCTGGATAAAAATCTCCGCCTCTGCCAGGGCTGCAGAACTTTTATCCCGCAAGGATGTGGTGGCCTCCATTGCCTCTTTGAACCTCATGCTTCTGCCTGACCAGGGTGCAGCAGATCTCAAGGAGAGCCTTGGGATCCAGACCATTGAGATTGACGAGATCCTGTCCCAGGGGGATGAGATCTCCTGCGGAGACCTTGGGTTTGAAATGATTGAGGTGCCCGGGCACTCCTCTTGCTCCATGGCGTCCTATCTTTTTCAAGAAAAGGCCATGTTTGCATCTGATGCCGGGGGAATTCCCTATGGGGACCATGTGTTTGCCGCGGCCAACTCAAATTTTGACGATTACCAGGCAAGCCTTGAAAAACTGGCCGCCTATGAGACCCGGGTTCATCTGTCAGAGCATTACGGGGCACTCACAGGAGAAGAGGGGCACAGGTTTATCTCAAGATCCATTGAAGCGGCGGCTAAAATGAGAGAATTGCTCGAGACCACCTATGCCCGTTACCAGGATGAAAAAAAGACGGTCAAGGCCCTGGTGGAGATCGTTTCAAGTCAGGCCTCTGGATATTTTCTGCCCAAAGAGGTCATGGCAATGGTGCTAGGTCAGATGACCCGGTTTATTGCCAAACAATATTCAGTCTAA